AGCTTCAGGATTGTCTGTTCGTTCGGCTTTGGATAAGTGGATTGAAGAAGGGAAAGACATTAGTAGACAAGAAATCTCACTGGCCTTGGTTAATCTCCGGAGGCGTAAAATGTATGGGAGGGCTTTGCAGGTAAATTGATCAAAGTTCATAGTATTCTACTCTTACAATTAATCCGATTCATTTTATTTGTGAACTCATGCTGATTAAGTAGAGTATTAGACATTGCTTTACTTTTATGGatgtttgatatttgaatttttcCAGCCTGTTTGTGATATAATTAATAGCGGAAATCTCTCTCTCAGCATCTCTCCCGTTTAGCAGTTTCCTGCTTGAAAATGTTTCCTATTCCTGCAGTGGATTGATACTCGGGGCCAATATCCAATTACTTATattgtaaatttaatttagtttgctAGATTAAGTTTGAACAACCTGGACATTGAATTTTGGACTCACCTTAATGGTCATCTAGTGCTCTTTCAGCCTTTATGGCTTCTCTATAAGAGGGATTATATTGTTGCTCTTCTTTTGTCTTTTTACCATAGTCACTGGTATAATTTGTTGGGGCATATTTTTGGATATCTTTTTCCTCattgattttaataattgtCTTTATGAAATTTTCATTATTCTATGAAATCTTTATCacctcaaaagaaaaaaaatatatatgcatttttttgtgtttaagGACTATATATTTTCCATGTAAAGAAAAGAGGACTATATATTTCCTTTTTTGCTGATTGACATGTTTTGCCTTGTTTGAGCTTCTCGCTTATgatattatcttattttaattgtgAATCTGTTGTACTTTTTTTGTTGGTATTGTAGCTCTTCGAGTGGCTTGAGTTAAACAAGAAGCTTGAATTCTTAGAGCAGGATTATGCTTCTCGACTTGATTTGATTGCTAAATTACGTGGTCTGCCAATGGCAGAGAAATTTATTGACAGTGTTCCAAAGTCTTTCAGAAGGGAGTTGTTATACCGAACTTTACTTGCTAATTATGTTAGTCAGAACAAGTTGAATAAGGCTGAGGCAACATTCAATAGAATGAAGGACTTGGATCTACCTCGTACAACATTTGCTTGTAACCAAATGCTTCTTTTGTATAAGAGGGTtgacaagaagaagatagcagATGTGTTATTGTTGATGGAAAATGAGAATGTCAAACCTTCTACGCTTACCTATAAAATTTTGATAGACACAAAAGGGTCCAATGATATTGCTGGGATGGAGGAAATTGTGGAGACAATGAAGACAGAAGGCATTGAACCAGACTTGCAAACACAAGCAGCCTTGGCTAGACATTACATCTCTGCTGGGCTTAATGAAAGAGCCGAAGCTATATTGAAGGAGATGGAAGGTGAAAACGTGAAAAAGAAACAATGGGTTTGCCCTACTTTGCTCTGCCTTTATGCAAAGTTGGGAAAGGCTGACGAAGTAGAGAGAATTTGGAAGGTCTGTGAATCTAGCCCTCGAATTGAGGACTGCATGAGTGCAGTTGAAGCATGGGGAGCATTAAACAAAATTGATAAAGCAGAGGAAATTTTTGAGTTTATGTCGAAGAAATGGAAACTCTCTTCTGGTAACTATAATGTGCTCCTGAAGGTTTATCTTAATCATAATATGCTATTGAAGGGTAAGGATCTTGTTAAGCGAATGTTAGATAGCGGCTGCAAAGTTAACCTATTGACATACAATGCTCTTGTCAAACTTCATGTCCAAGCTGGGGAAGTAGAAAAGGCAAACACTCTCTTGCAGACCGCAATCCAGCAGAACCGAAACAAGCCATTGTTTGATACTTTCATGGCTATTATGGAAGAGTATGCGAAGAGCGGCGACATTCATAATGCAGAAAAGATTTTCTACCAAATGAGGAAAGCTGGCTACATTTCTCGATTCACTCAGTATCAAGTTCTAATCCAAGCGTACATAAATGCCAAGCAGCCAGCATATGGAATCAGTGAGCGGATGAAAGCCGATAACATATTTCCAAACAAAGCTATGTCTAAGCAATTAGTTCAAATGAACCCATTTGAGAAAACTGCAGTTTTGGCATTGCTTGATTAATGACAATAGCCATGAGAGGGTTGCTTTTGTACTTCAACATGAAACTAATTATTTAGTTATATAGGTTCAGGATCCTAGAGTTTAAGTGAATTTGCAAATTTAAGGTCGGCTAAAATCTTATCATATGCATTAGTCCAAATGCAAATGGAGTTCTTGAGATGGTCCTTATTAAAAATACTGAGTCAATTTGTTTTCTGGAACTAATTTGTAAGCTGTTGAAGGATATTTGAGGGGTGGAGACTATGTTGGGATTTTCTATTTCTCAAAAGTTATATCTGATGCTGGTTTatcaaatttattctttttctaattGAATTGATAGTCAAAATCGTCTTTGAAAGATACCTCGATCTTCATTTTCGTcctcaaaagataaaattaatcaaattcgtTTCCGAAAGATACTTAATATGATCACGTTCGTCCTTCCGTCATTTCCTTCGCTGAGTTGGCAAACGTTTGCTGACGTGTGTCGTTAACTGCCAGTGTGATAGACGACAAGTTGTACTTTGTTGCTGACAAGATAAGTCTTTTATATTAAGTCAAATTAGTCTTTGAATAGATAAATCCTAATCCCCTTTTCAATTTTCAACccattcttttttcttctccaaCGGCTCATACCAATTTTCAAACCTCATAACCTCCTTCTCCTTTCCCCTTCCCTCCATTCTCCCACTACTGTGTGACCCGATTAGAATCCCAATTCTAATCTTATCTCCATTCCCATCGTTTTTGGGTTCTCCCTTTCTCTTGTtgcaatcaaagaaatcaaGAGGGATCACAGTGAAGCTGGCTCTAGCTATGGCCAACAAggtagcagcagcagcagcgtAGCCAAAGGTGAATGCTCGTCAATGTCAAGCGGGAAGGCCAAGATGTGGGAAGAAGACCACGACCCAAGCTCTGGTGGCGGCGGCATGGACGAGCTCCTCGCTGCTCTTGGTTACAAGGTTCGCAACTCAGCAAGGTAGTAGCAGCAACAGTGTGGCCAAAGGCGAATGCTCGTCAATGTGGAGTGGGAAGGCCAAGATGTGGGAGGAAGACCACGACCCAAGCTCCGGCGGCGGCGGCATGGACGAGCTCCTCGTTGCTCTTGGTTACAAGGTTCACAACTCAGATATGGCGGGCGTGGCCCAGAAGCTGGAGACTAAACGACGACGTTTTAACTGTAGGAGAGCATTGTATCAAAACTGCGTCATTTTGATTGTATGCCACGCTGGCAGTTAACGACACATGTGAGCAAACGTTTGCCAACTCAGCAAAGGAGATGACGGAAGGACGAACGTGACTAGGTTGAACATTTTTCGgggataaatttgattaattttatttttcgggAATGAAAATGGAGATGAAGGTATCTTTTAGGGACGATTTCGACTATTAACTCATTTCTAATTTGTATACACGGATATGGGAGCGAATATATACGAAAACACCATAAATTTATGCTACGATGCAACGACACGGATATGTAGGcgatatatattaataataagatTGGACGCATTGATACGTGATAGTATTTAGGTGTATCTAAATGTGTccgaagaaaatttttttattttttattaaaacacggTTGGACAAAGCAGATATGTGTGTCAGACGAGTATCGCTTGGATACGACAACTCAACAAAGTGTCCGCGTTTCATAAAATTTATGTCATTGTAGATTTTGTGATATATGGGCATTAcatatatgtaaaaaatattaaaaaaatagattgtACTAATATTTTagcattttattatttaaaagtaaaaataaatttttaaaaaatatttttgatcactttttaattgtgaaaaatattttagataatatattttaggattaagtacgattttagtttttaaggtatcgaatttttttttcgttttcaacttttttttcatacaaaattgtCCCTAAgatttaacttagttttaaaatggttatttttaccaaaattttaaattttattacctAATTACctctaactaaaaaatattataaaataaaaaaagaaaaaaaaggaaaaaatggaCGAGAGGGAGAAAGAACCGgggaggaaagaagaagaagaaatagaagaaagaaatatgGAGGCAGTTCTCACTCCGGCGTGATCTTCTTGTAAACTCTGGATAATTAATAAGTagttaatcaataaattaatttttatttaaagaaattaggaaattaattttgataagttaGAAGGGTAGAAGGCAGATCTCACTTTGACGTGGTCTTCTTGTAAACTTTAGATAACTAATAAGTAgttaaccaataaattaatttttatttaaaaaattagaaaattaaatttgataagttagaagggtagaaataattaaaatataaattttgacactaattttagtAGTTTTGACTTAAAATTAGGTCAAATAGACCAAATCGATTGAACCGAATTTAAACTGAACCAAGATCCCACCCAACTCACCCAAATTTAACGGTTTTAGCCATTTCTTTCCTCCTTCATTATGAAACACGCTGAACTCTTAGGCAAGGCAGGGAAAGACATTCCAAACCCTTGACAAAAATTAAATCGTTTATAGAATTTATGCCATTGTAGATTTCGTGATATATGagcattaatatatatataaaaattataaaaaatagattgtaataatattttaatattttattatttaaaagtaaaagtaaatttttttaaaatatttttgatgacTTTTTAATTGTGGAAAAgattttagataaattttttgttaataattaataatataattatttctaaatatattttaaaatatatgttaattacAAAGTCAATTACATAATCTATTCGGAGTGTGGCTAATgaaatgttttaaattttatagactAAACCACTAAAAGTAACTATGAAAGATTGATTTGCTGACAAAAGTAACCATGGAAGATCAAAACTCCTCAGATATCTACAGTTGATTTGCTCCATTTGTCAAATGTGACTAAACGTTAATAGAATGTTGTTACATGAGACAATGTGTCCACATACACTACAACATGGCAAAAGGATGCCTTATGcggattaatttttttggttaaaattgtatttatttagtttataaaaaaaaacgtTACTCCTTCAAGTATTGAAATTAGAAGAACAGAAAGAGGTGTTACCCCTCCCTTTTGAGCGCGAAATCAATCATGCCCTAACATGATagtttttcatcttcttctcttgcGTAATCCCATTATGCTCTGATTCCATTCCTGCGACGACATTGGAGAAGGAGGTTGCTGCTTCTTCAACGGACCGTGTTTAGAGGCAAACTCTGTCACACTTGAAGGCTCTATGAGGTAATACTTTTATGAACTAAGTCATTCGATGATTGTAACCTCCAAGTTATAAGAGTTGTTCGTTCAATATAGAAAAATTAGTtctattattgttatttctgATAGGGTTTGGTTTTGTGGTAACTTTATTATATTCTTGTTCCTCTATTTAagctttataattttttatggtttgAATATTGTGGTAATTATTGTTCTTGAAACCAAATTGATAGTGAAGTTAGGTACCATGATGGTTAGGGTTTGAGTAACTTGGAGTTTGTGAGATTGCCACTAATAGtggattttttattcttttgcgtAGATGGCTACATTACATATTACTTTGGAGATATATCACAGAGGAAAATTTGAGAGAACAATAGATGGAAAAACTATGTATATAGGTGGAGAGAAATCTGAAATTTGAAGGGTCAATGTTGATACTCTTAATgggttttttttatcaataaccTCTTTAGAGATATAGGATACACCATGATCAATGAATGCTATTGGTTAGTGCCTGGAATGGAGCTTAATGGTGGTTTAAAGTTGTTGAGGAGTGATAAAGACATAATAGAGATGTATGAAGCTGCATTAAGGAATGATAGTAGGATTTGTGTATATACTGAGCACCCAATAAGCTTGCCAGAAGTTGTTGAAGAGGGTGGTGGTAATGTTGCATCTCCttcaaaaaggagaaaaaggagTTGTGCAAAAAAGACTCCAACTCCTAGAAAAAAGAAGGTTACGAATATGGCCAACACAATTGATCATTCCAAAGCCTAGCCCACCACACAATCAGGTACCAGACCCAATAGCCAACTCAATCAATATCCCAATATGCAACCCAACACTAAACCTAATACACAAGCAAGGACATCATTATCACAAGGCAGAAATTTTCTTAGCCAACCCACCACAACCAATAGACAATCTAGTAATCCCATACAGCAACAAGAGCCACAAATACCTTAAATTCACAATACAATTCTAGTTCTCAACCTTTTCATGCTATTCCAACAACAACACTGAAGATACTAATACAATATATATCCCAAGCTTGTAATGAACCGCAATCTGAACCCTATCATGTACAGGATTCTGATTCCATTATTCAGTCCCAACCACTACCATCATCAAGTCAAAATGCTGAACACAATCAAGGTTTATCTCAAAATGAAGTAAGAGAAGCGACCAAGAAGCAGAACAGAAGGAGCACTAGTAGACCTGAACCTATTGGACAAACTTTCAAACAGAACCCAAATCCTAAAAAGGCTCCAGGTATTTTTGTACCAGTTGATGAAGCTGAAGAATATTCAGACCTTGAACCAGGATTACATTGTTATGAGTTTAAGGAGCTTCAAAGTTGTGCAGATTCGGATGAGGAACAACCAGAGGTCTTCCCACAAGgtatttactaatatttttcagTGTTCCTTTGATTATTAGTAAGTTAGAAGttagaataataatttaatttttttatgaattgagCAGTTGTGTGCAAATTATTGTATGATGAATATTAACTAATGAGTGTTGTTCATATATGATTATTTAAGACAAAATTCAAAGGAAGTTGTGATCCTTGTTATATTGCACATCAGTTATTATCCACTACAACTATTTTGTGCAGCATGTTATTTATTATACCTTTGATAATCATATGCTTCAATTTTCCCTATTACATAGGTAATGCTGATGCACCGGTTGGACAAGTTAGGCTTGAAGTAGGTATGGAGTTTGAATATTTAGAGCAATTTAAGAGGGCTGTGAGAAAGTTTAATATCAACTTAGGGAGGAGTATTTTTTTCAAGGGTAGATAGTACAAGAGTGAAGGTGTTGTGTTGGAATGAGAACTGTCCTTGGCAGATATACTGTGTTAAGAGGAATTATCCCCTGAGCTATCAGGTGAAAACATTTGTGAACGAGCATACTTGTTGCAGGGTTGTGCATAATCGGTCTGCTAATGGAAAGTGTGTTGTAGATGAGTTAGAGCAGCAAATTAGGGTGCAGCCAATGATGACTGTTCGAGAGGCTGAGGATTACTTTAAGAAAGAGTATGATGTTTTGttgaatgaaagaaaaatttatagATCAATGGCAAATGCAAAAAAAGAATTGAAGGTAGTGAGAGAGCACAATATGTAAGACTCCGAGAATATGCCATGGAAATTTTGAATACCAACCCAGGATC
This sequence is a window from Arachis duranensis cultivar V14167 chromosome 2, aradu.V14167.gnm2.J7QH, whole genome shotgun sequence. Protein-coding genes within it:
- the LOC107474494 gene encoding pentatricopeptide repeat-containing protein At1g80270, mitochondrial isoform X4, whose product is MWALRRASIRLSLRSQGFSLGASTAIKLMPAAVEDGAGISGSFQITRSKVLSTMTCYHAGHSSPKFTMSRRELSSQADANSTNNDDDLDEALSYELQTQGINDEVETDFGDDDEDFKKSHDEMELSDIEIDPKKSPRSKRLSKIFTAIIKASGLSVRSALDKWIEEGKDISRQEISLALVNLRRRKMYGRALQLFEWLELNKKLEFLEQDYASRLDLIAKLRGLPMAEKFIDSVPKSFRRELLYRTLLANYVSQNKLNKAEATFNRMKDLDLPRTTFACNQMLLLYKRVDKKKIADVLLLMENENVKPSTLTYKILIDTKGSNDIAGMEEIVETMKTEGIEPDLQTQAALARHYISAGLNERAEAILKEMEGENVKKKQWVCPTLLCLYAKLGKADEVERIWKVCESSPRIEDCMSAVEAWGALNKIDKAEEIFEFMSKKWKLSSGNYNVLLKVYLNHNMLLKGKDLVKRMLDSGCKVNLLTYNALVKLHVQAGEVEKANTLLQTAIQQNRNKPLFDTFMAIMEEYAKSGDIHNAEKIFYQMRKAGYISRFTQYQVLIQAYINAKQPAYGISERMKADNIFPNKAMSKQLVQMNPFEKTAVLALLD
- the LOC107474494 gene encoding pentatricopeptide repeat-containing protein At1g80270, mitochondrial isoform X3 yields the protein MWALRRASIRLSLRSQGFSLGASTAIKLMPAAVEDGAGISGSFQITRSKVLSTMTCYHAGHSSPKFTMSRRELSSQADANSTNNDDDLDEALSYELQTQGINDEVETDFGDDDEDFKKSHDEMELSDIEIDPKKSPRSKRLSKIFTAIIKAPGLSVRSALDKWIEEGKDISRQEISLALVNLRRRKMYGRALQLFEWLELNKKLEFLEQDYASRLDLIAKLRGLPMAEKFIDSVPKSFRRELLYRTLLANYVSQNKLNKAEATFNRMKDLDLPRTTFACNQMLLLYKRVDKKKIADVLLLMENENVKPSTLTYKILIDTKGSNDIAGMEEIVETMKTEGIEPDLQTQAALARHYISAGLNERAEAILKEMEGENVKKKQWVCPTLLCLYAKLGKADEVERIWKVCESSPRIEDCMSAVEAWGALNKIDKAEEIFEFMSKKWKLSSGNYNVLLKVYLNHNMLLKGKDLVKRMLDSGCKVNLLTYNALVKLHVQAGEVEKANTLLQTAIQQNRNKPLFDTFMAIMEEYAKSGDIHNAEKIFYQMRKAGYISRFTQYQVLIQAYINAKQPAYGISERMKADNIFPNKAMSKQLVQMNPFEKTAVLALLD